From the genome of Capsicum annuum cultivar UCD-10X-F1 chromosome 4, UCD10Xv1.1, whole genome shotgun sequence:
AGATCTCGCTCACTAATCAAGTGTGGAAAACTCGAGAGGCTGAGAGAGGGTGTAGAACGTATGCTATTAGTGCCTCCTGTGACTAGAAAGTAGTTGATGATACAGTAGCACAAGAGATTGTGCTACTAAGAACTGATCTTGGTTTACTGGCAATGTAGTTTACAGCACCAAGTTCTGAGAAAATAAACATAGTAAGTGCACAATGTTCAGCTTTTGAAGCTTATGAGTAagaaaaagaggaataaacaaaCTATCTAGATCGTCAGTTGGCGGGTTTTTGAGCCCTAAGGCAAtgaaaccaaggtcagaactattatgatagatacagagacCATTGTCGGGAGTGAGATGGTGACTAGAGGAAGAAGGATGACTACAGAGAGAAGGAATACTGGTATTTCCACCTAGCAGAAGAGATGAAgaatcaagaattgaagaaatGCTGACTAAGCtggtaaagggtcaagaaaattaggagatcAACCTTTAGGAGATTAAGGCTAACATTTTAGGGTTGATTTGGAAGGTTGAATCTCAAGCTACTATCATCAAGCAATTTGAGCACCAGTTCAGGAAAATGTCAGCAACACTGAACCAGAGACAGCAAGGTACCCTTTTGAGGAGCACTATGCAAAATCTAAAAAACAACAGTTATGTTTTTCCCATCACCACAAGGAGTGGTATAACTATTGTGGACCCCACACTACCTACTGTGGAAGTGCCAAGGCATGatgaagttgttgttgatgagACACTTGTTATGGAGTTAGAAAAGGCAACAAGTTGTGATGGTAAAGCTGGTAAGGACAAAGTACGGGCCAGTTTATCGAGCAAGAAATAAGACAAATTCCAAGAACACCCCCATCTTTTCTTTAGCAGCTAAAGCAAAAGAGAGAGGAAAGAAAGTTCAAGTGATTTATTGAGATGCTGAAAGAGTTAAGCTTAAACATTATTCTTCTTGAGGTGTTAGAGCAGATGACTGGATATGCTAGGTTTATGAAGCACCTGGTTACAAATAAGAAAGGGCCTAttattgaggatgttgatggctTGCACCATTGTAGTGCAGTTACTACTAAATCTCTATCTCAGAAAAAGGGTGACcccagagcattcactataccatgtactattgggtcatctCGATTTGCTAGAGCCTTATATTTCTTAGAAGCTAATATAAATTTGAGGTCACTGGCTGAGTTTAAGAAATTGGGCTTGAACCCTCCTGAACCAACTACAATGCGACTGTTGAAGGCTGGCCGCATGGTGAAGAAACCTATGGGAATTTTATTTGATGTGATTGTGAGATTTTATAACTTTATCTTTTTggctgactttgtcattctagacTATGAGGTTGACACCGATATGCCCATAATATTGCGGAGACTATTTATGGCCAAAGGTAGAGTGACGGTTGACATGGGAAATTGAGAGCCAAAGTTTAAAGTCAATGGTCAGGAGGCcacattcaacatccaaaaatCAATAAAGCATCCAACCACATGAGAGTGGTATTGGTGATTGATAGTATTGATAACACGGGAGGGTACTcatatgggtatcttgatgaattctgaataATCAAGGTACCACATTGtgctgtgatgttaaatcaagcgctgcatgAGAGGCAGCCCATGGGCTTattagtgaagtctgagtaactaaCACATCTATGTCATGCCATgatattaaatcaagtgttgggtgggaggcaacctactattttagtgttcactttttgTTTTATAGGTTTATAGATTATGGACTTACCCAAAATATGGTAGGATTGCTACATGCATAAatttccaggtaaggggactGTGTAACCAACCCATCAGGGTCACGATTCCCACTTAGGCTAGGTAAGTTGAGTGACAACTAAAGTaaagatgaaattttaaggataatAATGGCAAGTTTTGGACTTTGAAGCATAATAGTACTTTCAGAATCATAAATTCAAACTACGGAACCATAAGCAGCTAGAAAAACATTGAAATACAAATTCCAAAAAACAGAAAGTTGGGTTAAAAAATTAGTCCCACATGTGCCCAGCATATCCGGACCGCATGTGGCACATGCGACCATAGGCAGACCGCATGTGGCTGCCGCAAATGGTCCATTTGTGGGCCCaaaatttaattaaagttttgGGCCTACCAATTCTTATTTAAGACCTAATTCAGCACCCTTACTATTTAAACATATTTTTCCTGATCTAGCCCATTCTAATccttaaaatcttatttttctccTTAAATCCAAACTTTTCTCTCAAAGCATAAACTAATCCCGCACTTAGAGAAAGGCTAAATTGAATCTTATTTTGGGTACCAACTTATCCTAACACActaaaaaaaagttcaaacttGGGTTTCGCtctatttattcattattcacttttggaTTATCATTAAAAAAGTAACTTTCTCATCTCCTAATGGTTATATCTTGATTTAGTTATTGAACAaataagttgatatgtgtatttctATGCTAAATATATAGAAACTATCATGCTTGTGtgtaggagccttgaagtagcctaaaatctgTATGTGGggctttgttttgaattaaattataaGGTTAGGCCCTAAACAGAAGTTGAACTTGAAATAGTAGAGGACTACCAAAGGTTGGGAATATTAGTTtacattgaaaatcataatttttggtATATGTGcgcacattggacttgttggaACTTCAAATAAGTTATAGGGGTGTTTAACTTGAGggaaaattcaaacttttttgaattttgactttttcttcaacttttgcaatcCCTCATTTTTTGTTGGAAACAACGAGTCATTTTTTAGGTACACATAGCACCAAAAGCTTCTAAAAAGAAGGTTGATAATTTGAGGAGATAAGATGAGTCTCCCGAGCCCAGTGGTTTGGTAGAGAAGTACCTAATTGCACGAATTAGAGAAGTTACAGGCGGTGTGACACGCCGAGTGACTAGAGGCCAAGTGAGCCAGGTAGTTGAGACTATTATATTCGGAAATTTTGGAAAACTGCTACTTGAGCACTCACAGTGGAGCAGAAGTCCAGCACTTACTTGACATAGATCTTAAGCTAACGTAGTTTAGATTATCCAAGCTGCCCGACAGTGGTAGCCCAACCGATGATGAATTCAGCCTAGAAATCACCTCTATGTTCTCCTATGTCGAGTGGTGATGATAATGAGGATGAGGCAGATTCTGAGCCAGTTCTAGAGAGTGTAGCTCAGGATCCCCAATCTGAGGAGGGGTCCCAGGATTTATCTGAGGCTGCAAAGTAGAAGGAATCATCAGTGGTACCCTAGTATGAAGAGGGTACCGCAGTTCATGTACAACAGTTAGATGTACCCCAGTTTGAGGAGGGCATAGAGCAGGCTTCCCATGAGGTTCCCATTCTAGATGAGGAGGCACTAATAGGGATAGATTTTTTCACCCAGTTACATTAGAATATATCAGTACATATTAGAATACTTTATTGCATCTCGAGAGTTGAAGATTTCAGATACTTTCCTATATGGCTTGTTCTGACTACTCGAGAGTTGaagattttatttattgttaatttatggtctatgcaaactttatcggatcctAAGGTAATTggtagaataaaaaagaaattggttggggcaataaacataaaaaatcacaAGGGGAGGGTAAGATTATTCTTTGTGATGTTGTTGCTGATGTGTTGGTATTATTGATGGTGTGCTGGTGGAGTTAGTAGTGGTGATAAaaatattggtggtgatggtgttgttgttggttggTGATGGTACTGTTGGAGAAGATATCTCATCTAAAATCTCCAACTCTCGAGATGCAACAAAGTTTCTATTACTAAATGACATTCCAGAGATAATTTTtgacaatgaaaatgatataTTACATGCTAATCTTGATGATCTAGAAATTAAGAGGGCTATTTTTGAGTTAAATAGAGAAAGTACCAATGGACCAGATGGGTTTACAGGTAGATTTTTTTATGTACGCTGGGACATCATTTGTGGACATATAGTTAGGATGGTCAGAAGCATCTTTGCAGGTAATACACTTCTAAAATCCATTACTCACACTAATTTGATTCTTATTCCTATAAAGTATAAGGTGCAATCCTTTTCAGATTTGAGACAAATTAGTCTTAGTAATTTTACCAATAAAATCCtgtcaagaattattcatgataGGTTGGAGAGTATTTTACCAAATCTTATAAATCCTAATTAATCTGGATTTGTTAAAGACAAAAGTATTATAGAGAATGTTCTTCTAACCCAGGAGTTGGTTGCTGATATAGGGAAGAGAGGAAAACCTTATAATGTTGTTTGGAAACTTGACATGGCTAAAACATATGACAGAGTTTCTTAGTTTTCTTCATGAAAGTGTTGAGGAAAATAGGTTTTTCTAATAGAGCGGTAGATATTATTTGGAGACTTATACCTAATAACTACTACACTTTCCTATTGAATGGACAATATATGGGTTTCTTTCATTCCACAAGGAGAGTCAAACAAGGGGAGCCTTTATCACCTGGaatctttattttagtagttgaggTTATGACAAGATCTCTGAATTAGGCTTTTGAAGATTCTTCTTTTATTGGTTATGGTATGCCCAAGTGGAGTTTTGAATTAAATCATCTTGCTTATGCTAATGATACTATTATCTTCACTTTATCTAATGTGTATTCTATTAAGAAGATAATGCAAATTTTAAAGGAATATGAGTTAGAAACTGGtcagaaaataaatatgaacaagagttttttctatatatatcagAATACTCCAACAAATATGGTGATGAAGGTTGAACAAGCTACTGGAATAAGCTGGGGTTCTTTTCCTTTAAAATATTTTGGCTATCCATTATCACATTCTAAGAGGAAAAAGAGCATTATTCTGAGCTGATTGAGAAAATTCAGAATAAACTTCAAAAATGGAAAGGGAGATTATTATCTTTTGGAGGTAAATATGTGCTTATTAAAAGTGTACTTCAAATTATACCTCTTTACATTCTTTAAGAAGTTGTCACCCCTAAAAGTGTTATCAAAGAGATGGAAAGAATCTTTGTAAAGTTTTTTTGGTAGAATATAAGATCAGGAAGAAATAAATATTGGATCAAATAGAATAAACTGTTACTACCCAAAAAGGAAGGAGGGCCGGGTTTCAGGACTCTAACTGAGGTGGATAGGGCTATACATATAAGTTATAGTGGAGGTTCAGAACTAAGAATAACTTGTGGACTAATTTtatatggaataaatattgtaaaaaaCAAATTCTGACTATTGTATAATGGGGGGATCTCAAGTATAGAAGGCCATGTTGGAAAATAGAGACAAAATTAAACAATACATATGGTGGGAGCCAAGAGGTGGAACATCTACTATGTGGTTTGATAATTGGACTaatattggtattttatttaaACAACAGTCTCAACTTCAAACTTATCATCCATTGTCTGATATTTCTAATTTCCTGAATGAAGAGGAGTAAAACTATGATGCTATAAAAGATGAAGTGCTAGGTAATATAGTGGAGCATGTAAGAGAGTTTATGGACTTTGTATGTTATGAAGACAAACTGGATAAAGCTTGGTGGATAATGAATAGTAATGGCAGGTTCTCTATAAATAGTGCATGGGATTTATTAAGTCATAGGGAAAAAAAGGATGGAGATATGAAAGCAATTTGGGCTAAAGGGTTACCATTCAAATTCTGCTTCTTAAAATAGAGAATTTGGAAAGGTATGATTTTATCTTTTGCTTTAATGCATAACTGGAATTCTGAAGTTTTTGAAAATTGTGTTTGCTGTTTTAGATCCAcaagataaataatttcacaCCTTTTCCTTACAGGGGAGATTATTGTAAAGGTGTGGAATTATTATTGTGCAGGTGTAGGGTTAATAGAGCAAAGATTAACCTTGAAACAAACTGTGAGAAAGTGAAGAAGTCAGGGTGAGAATTATTGAGAAAGAAATGTGTATAATTTTATGCCATTTATCATTTTATGGTTCTTGTGGAAAAAAGAAATACAATTAGACATTGTGGATCTTATCAGGAAAGAAAGTTATTTTGGAAGATTAATGAAACTACTGTGAGATTTATAAAGCTTAGATTCCATGTTGATGTTGTAGGAAGAAAGTGGGTCAGGATAATAGATGAACTGCAAGCAGTGAGGACATTTAGTTCTTTTaagttgatttcatggtttcctCTTGAAAGTAATTGGCTAAAAGGGAACacagatagagcatcaaaaggaAAATCTGGTCCTATCTTCATTGCCTTTTGTATAAGGCATGAGCTTGGAAATCTAGTGGTAGCTCAAGGAATCAGAATAAAAAATTCCACAAGTTTAGAGGCAGAGACACTGGCTATCAGTGAGTGTCTAAAGTATTGTAGTAGAAAATTCATAAAGTAGATTATTCTGGAAAGTGACTTTTAGATCATGGTGTAGATTTTGAATTCACATTGGGAAGTCCCATAGAGAGTAGCAATAGTGGTTAAATCTATCAAGGATTTGGTGGAAATAATGTCAGTTAGAGTGATACATTACCTTAGGAAAGGTAATACTTTAGCGTATTTTTTGGCTTATTTTGTGTTTACTTGTGCAGGTGATTTTCAATGCAACAATGAGGAGCAATTACTAAGTCAAGGTAGATCTATTTTTGCACTAGAAAAGCTGGCATTCCTAATATCAGAAGAATGGTGTAGGAGGATACAAATCACTAATATGACCAACAAATTTCAATCCTTGGTTCATAATAAGTAGATGAGAAGCAACAAAGGCAGAAACAAGattcaaaaaagaaacaacatgcAAATAATTTTACAGGCAAGGATAAGAGGAAGAAAGACCCTGATAGCAGTGGCATAACATACTTTAGCTGGGACATTACAATGGAAAGGAAAATCCAGCctagaatcaaataaaaattgaggTGTAAATAgattatgaaatatataaatcTGGGATTGACACTGGAAATGATTAAATCTACTATTAGAAATAAGTTCTTTTGAATGCAACACCTACATCCAATGAGATTTTGAGATGTCAAAGGTCAATGTAT
Proteins encoded in this window:
- the LOC124897995 gene encoding uncharacterized protein LOC124897995, producing MLKELSLNIILLEVLEQMTGYARFMKHLVTNKKGPIIEDVDGLHHCSAVTTKSLSQKKGDPRAFTIPCTIGSSRFARALYFLEANINLRSLAEFKKLGLNPPEPTTMRLLKAGRMVKKPMGILFDVIVRFYNFIFLADFVILDYEVDTDMPIILRRLFMAKGRVTVDMGN